From the Tribolium castaneum strain GA2 chromosome 2, icTriCast1.1, whole genome shotgun sequence genome, one window contains:
- the LOC107398622 gene encoding uncharacterized protein LOC107398622 gives MTHNPFLPTFDKIVNLTNSPLPFFYDKTRDLHGSTINCLFTFHDRTKIKKVRRSGKVDFEGKDYNAIATIVAHLNGKLQIETMDNAFINPWFEAINWPDRASRKIKILEKRDISILIKSEQFTVDDQIVENLYPHTQNDLSILVPKASEIPVGELMAAIYKPSTWALNVTISLIVFLLVVTVRKLCKQRIIIKDVFFEVWSVLVINHVIHFPRHSLERLLIFGWILSCFVVNMFLQTKITSFLAIRLNHPDINTIEQLFESGLPLYSLPNYAEEVQKKYNGTQYEKFTLALLPLASNEGLMDQMTYKADVSQLPAFIIEHDIALFVSRCKNLRRNGAQMYHLVKESIIPNYQSYKVIYNSPLLPVLNKKLRRLGEGGFIELWAKRSIHNATLEGFLSPEGVADADAVKPLTLDMTLFLFYGLLLGLLFATMAFLAEVFVYEVTKPKQFIFLH, from the exons ATGACCCACAATCCATTTTTGCCTACATtcgacaaaattgttaacttGACTAACTCGCCTTTGCCTTTCTTCTACGACAAGACGAGAGATCTGCACGGGAGCacaattaattgtttatttactttCCATGACAggacgaaaataaaaaaagtgaggAGGAGCGGAAAAGTGGATTTTGAGGGAAAGGATTATAACGCAATTGCCACAATTGTGGCACACTTAAACGGGAAACTGCAAATTGAAACGATGGACAATGCGTTTATAAATCCCTGGTTTGAGGCAATCAATTGGCCTGATAGGGCAAgtcgaaaaatcaaaattttggagaAGCGGGACATTTCGATTTTGATCAAATCGGAGCAGTTTACTGTCGATGACCAAATTGTGGAGAATTTATATCCCCACACTCAGAACGACTTGAGTATTTTGGTTCCGAAAGCTTCGGAAATACCGGTGGGTGAATTAATGGCGGCAATTTACAAGCCCTCCACTTGGGCCCTTAATGTGACAATTTCGTTAA TTGTTTTTCTCTTAGTTGTGACTGTTAGAAAATTATGCAAACAACGTATTATCATCAAAGACGTCTTTTTCGAAGTGTGGTCTGTCTTGGTAATAAACCATGTAATCCACTTTCCACGGCACAGTTTGGAACGCTTGTTAATTTTCGGGTGGATATTGTCCTGTTTTGTTGTAAACATGTTCCTGCAAACTAAAATAACCAGCTTTCTGGCCATCAGACTGAATCACCCTGACATAAACACCATCGAACAATTGTTTGAATCAGGACTTCCACTCTACTCGCTCCCAAACTACGCCGAAGAAGTCCAAAAGAAATACAACGGAACGCAGTACGAAAAGTTCACTCTTGCATTACTACCTCTGGCCAGTAATGAAGGCTTGATGGACCAAATGACTTACAAAGCCGATGTTTCACAACTCCCTGCATTTATAATCGAACACGATATCGCACTTTTCGTCTCTAGATGCAAAAATCTGAGGAGAAATGGGGCGCAAATGTACCATTTGGTCAAAGAGAGTATCATCCCGAATTACCAATCGTACAAAGTCATTTATAATTCTCCTCTTTTGCCcgtattgaataaaaaattgaggaggTTGGGCGAAGGTGGTTTCATTGAACTGTGGGCTAAAAGGTCCATTCATAATGCAACACTTGAGGGGTTTTTGTCACCGGAAGGTGTTGCGGACGCTGACGCAGTCAAACCTTTGACTCTAGACATGACTTTATTCTTGTTTTATGGGCTACTTTTGGGTCTTTTGTTCGCAACAATGGCGTTTCTGGCTGAGGTTTTTGTTTACGAAGTAACCAAACCCAAgcagtttatatttttacattaa
- the LOC663110 gene encoding protein BCCIP homolog codes for MAGASKKSRKVAKPASDEEYQSDESGSYHGQQEIQATFEGRNPEGQDFHGIKQLLNQLFLTAHVDLGQMSDMLISQAGIGSVLKQSFNDSDDEEDIEMVEESDVFGITSVINLTQHKETPCVQQLYKLVDDEVTKQADPEAKSLFKEIVGNNSNKIGFIINERFVNIPSKISLPMLHALQDEIHRMGKKNDGYKFDYYLMICKNWKSKSDGSEIVFSNDEEEIFWKKADCRFEYSVAGKSDTGLTGNWQSEDKELIPHRVIILFKADKLPSIISEIQNFVSN; via the exons ATGGCTGGGGCTTCGAAAAAGTCGCGAAAGGTCGCGAAACCCGCCTCTGATGAGGAATATCAAAGTGACGAGTCCGGGAGTTACCATGGCCAACAA GAAATCCAAGCGACTTTTGAAGGCCGAAACCCCGAAGGCCAAGATTTTCACGGCATTAAACAGTTACTGAATCAGTTATTTTTAACTGCACATGTTGATTTGGGCCAAATGAGTGACATGCTTATTTCTCAGGCTGGAATTGGATCTGTTTTGAAGCAAAGTTTTAACGATAGCGACGACGAGGAAGATATTGAGATGGTGGAGGAGTCTGATGTGTTTGGTATCACCAGTGTTATCAATCTAACGCAACACAAG GAGACACCATGTGTTCAACAACTGTACAAGTTAGTTGATGATGAGGTTACGAAACAGGCGGATCCTGAAGCTAAATCgttatttaaagaaattgtGGGAAacaattcaaacaaaattggttttattatCAATGAGCGGTTTGTTAACATACCATCAAAAATCTCCCTTCCTATGCTACACGCATTACAAGATGAAATACACAGAATGGGGAAGAAGAATGACGGCTATAAGTTTGATTACTATTTAATGATTTGTAAAAACTGGAAGTCCAAAAGCGACGGTAGTGAAATCGTCTTCTCAAATGATGAAGAAGAAATCTTCTGGAAGAAAGCTGACTGTAGGTTTGAATACAGTGTGGCCGGAAAAAGTGACACAGGACTGACGGGGAATTGGCAAAGTGAAGATAAAGAGTTGATTCCACACAGAgtaatcattttgtttaaagcgGACAAACTTCCAAGTATTATAAgcgaaatacaaaattttgtgtcaAACTAG
- the LOC663137 gene encoding polycomb group protein Pc isoform X2 has product MELGDHVYAAERIIKKRVRRGVVEYYVKWKGWSQKHNTWEPEENILDSRLIDLFERSQKLDPHKRGPKKKDRHPEKQQTETEDEGRASGEESQDDGVTSAETSKSTPQTKSESAPNPDDEDTRAESEVSSKSPVPTGVDDNENSNSSSSEDRRPILARLEIGTKRKAEVLSKESGKIGVTITTSSPTSASPPPNKQVQKASTKQQQQATSTNRANGRQKNEEEASSAIPSASSPAVLTATTPRTSTDKSRSPVDATLPHSSTKEPASPKPVASRTDDKRPATEPPVSSPPPPPPPKKPEVSKEEPEKECSAGDKSGDVKVAVNGHNNNNMTDELPVLTSPGSEYWLARNPVADQVFITDVTVNLKTVTIRECKTEKGFFKDRDDNSHSSDIV; this is encoded by the exons ATGGAACTTGGTGACCATGTTTATGCCGCCGAAAggattataaaaaaacgagTCCGTCGG GGTGTCGTCGAGTACTACGTGAAATGGAAAGGCTGGAGCCAAAAGCACAACACATGGGAACCGGAGGAAAACATCCTCGACTCGCGGCTGATCGACCTCTTCGAACGTAGCCAAAAGCTCGACCCCCACAAGCGCGGTCCGAAAAAGAAGGACCGACACCCCGAAAAGCAGCAAACGGAAACGGAAGACGAAGGACGTGCAAGCGGCGAAGAAAGTCAAGATGATGGCGTTACAAGCGCCGAAACCAGCAAATCAACTCCACAAACAAAATCCGAATCAGCACCAAATCCAGACGATGAAGATACAAGAGCCGAATCCGAAGTATCGTCAAAATCACCAGTGCCAACAGGAGTCGACGATAACGAAAATTCAAACAGTTCAAGTAGCGAAGATCGTAGACCGATTTTGGCACGATTGGAAATCGGGACCAAGAGAAAAGCGGAAGTTTTGTCGAAAGAAAGTGGAAAAATTGGAGTTACGATCACCACCAGTAGTCCCACCAGCGCCAGTCCCCCACCAAATAAG CAGGTGCAGAAGGCATCAACCAAGCAGCAGCAGCAAGCAACGTCGACAAACCGTGCCAACGGCCGCCAGAAAAACGAAGAGGAAGCCTCATCAGCAATACCGTCGGCGTCAAGTCCGGCAGTTCTCACCGCCACAACTCCCCGGACTTCCACCGATAAGAGTCGAAGTCCGGTCGACGCAACCCTCCCTCACTCCTCGACTAAAGAGCCGGCGTCTCCCAAACCGGTGGCGTCGCGAACCGACGATAAACGGCCCGCCACCGAGCCCCCGGTGTCGTCGccaccgccgccgccgcccccGAAAAAACCCGAAGTGAGTAAAGAGGAACCGGAAAAAGAGTGCAGTGCGGGCGATAAGAGCGGGGACGTTAAAGTGGCGGTAAACGgacacaataataataacatgaCTGACGAACTTCCGGTGTTGACGAGTCCGGGCTCGGAGTACTGGCTGGCGAGGAATCCCGTCGCCGATCAGGTTTTCATAACTGACGTTACGGTGAACTTGAAGACTGTCACGATTCGGGAGTGCAAGACGGAGAAGGGTTTTTTTAAAGACCGGGACGATAATAGTCATTCTAGTGATATTGTTTGA
- the LOC663137 gene encoding polycomb group protein Pc isoform X1, giving the protein MELGDHVYAAERIIKKRVRRGVVEYYVKWKGWSQKHNTWEPEENILDSRLIDLFERSQKLDPHKRGPKKKDRHPEKQQTETEDEGRASGEESQDDGVTSAETSKSTPQTKSESAPNPDDEDTRAESEVSSKSPVPTGVDDNENSNSSSSEDRRPILARLEIGTKRKAEVLSKESGKIGVTITTSSPTSASPPPNKNSDKQVQKASTKQQQQATSTNRANGRQKNEEEASSAIPSASSPAVLTATTPRTSTDKSRSPVDATLPHSSTKEPASPKPVASRTDDKRPATEPPVSSPPPPPPPKKPEVSKEEPEKECSAGDKSGDVKVAVNGHNNNNMTDELPVLTSPGSEYWLARNPVADQVFITDVTVNLKTVTIRECKTEKGFFKDRDDNSHSSDIV; this is encoded by the exons ATGGAACTTGGTGACCATGTTTATGCCGCCGAAAggattataaaaaaacgagTCCGTCGG GGTGTCGTCGAGTACTACGTGAAATGGAAAGGCTGGAGCCAAAAGCACAACACATGGGAACCGGAGGAAAACATCCTCGACTCGCGGCTGATCGACCTCTTCGAACGTAGCCAAAAGCTCGACCCCCACAAGCGCGGTCCGAAAAAGAAGGACCGACACCCCGAAAAGCAGCAAACGGAAACGGAAGACGAAGGACGTGCAAGCGGCGAAGAAAGTCAAGATGATGGCGTTACAAGCGCCGAAACCAGCAAATCAACTCCACAAACAAAATCCGAATCAGCACCAAATCCAGACGATGAAGATACAAGAGCCGAATCCGAAGTATCGTCAAAATCACCAGTGCCAACAGGAGTCGACGATAACGAAAATTCAAACAGTTCAAGTAGCGAAGATCGTAGACCGATTTTGGCACGATTGGAAATCGGGACCAAGAGAAAAGCGGAAGTTTTGTCGAAAGAAAGTGGAAAAATTGGAGTTACGATCACCACCAGTAGTCCCACCAGCGCCAGTCCCCCACCAAATAAG AATTCGGATAAGCAGGTGCAGAAGGCATCAACCAAGCAGCAGCAGCAAGCAACGTCGACAAACCGTGCCAACGGCCGCCAGAAAAACGAAGAGGAAGCCTCATCAGCAATACCGTCGGCGTCAAGTCCGGCAGTTCTCACCGCCACAACTCCCCGGACTTCCACCGATAAGAGTCGAAGTCCGGTCGACGCAACCCTCCCTCACTCCTCGACTAAAGAGCCGGCGTCTCCCAAACCGGTGGCGTCGCGAACCGACGATAAACGGCCCGCCACCGAGCCCCCGGTGTCGTCGccaccgccgccgccgcccccGAAAAAACCCGAAGTGAGTAAAGAGGAACCGGAAAAAGAGTGCAGTGCGGGCGATAAGAGCGGGGACGTTAAAGTGGCGGTAAACGgacacaataataataacatgaCTGACGAACTTCCGGTGTTGACGAGTCCGGGCTCGGAGTACTGGCTGGCGAGGAATCCCGTCGCCGATCAGGTTTTCATAACTGACGTTACGGTGAACTTGAAGACTGTCACGATTCGGGAGTGCAAGACGGAGAAGGGTTTTTTTAAAGACCGGGACGATAATAGTCATTCTAGTGATATTGTTTGA
- the LOC663137 gene encoding polycomb group protein Pc isoform X3 codes for MELGDHVYAAERIIKKRVRRGVVEYYVKWKGWSQKHNTWEPEENILDSRLIDLFERSQKLDPHKRGPKKKDRHPEKQQTETEDEGRASGEESQDDGVTSAETSKSTPQTKSESAPNPDDEDTRAESEVSSKSPVPTGVDDNENSNSSSSEDRRPILARLEIGTKRKAEVLSKESGKIGVTITTSSPTSASPPPNKVQKASTKQQQQATSTNRANGRQKNEEEASSAIPSASSPAVLTATTPRTSTDKSRSPVDATLPHSSTKEPASPKPVASRTDDKRPATEPPVSSPPPPPPPKKPEVSKEEPEKECSAGDKSGDVKVAVNGHNNNNMTDELPVLTSPGSEYWLARNPVADQVFITDVTVNLKTVTIRECKTEKGFFKDRDDNSHSSDIV; via the exons ATGGAACTTGGTGACCATGTTTATGCCGCCGAAAggattataaaaaaacgagTCCGTCGG GGTGTCGTCGAGTACTACGTGAAATGGAAAGGCTGGAGCCAAAAGCACAACACATGGGAACCGGAGGAAAACATCCTCGACTCGCGGCTGATCGACCTCTTCGAACGTAGCCAAAAGCTCGACCCCCACAAGCGCGGTCCGAAAAAGAAGGACCGACACCCCGAAAAGCAGCAAACGGAAACGGAAGACGAAGGACGTGCAAGCGGCGAAGAAAGTCAAGATGATGGCGTTACAAGCGCCGAAACCAGCAAATCAACTCCACAAACAAAATCCGAATCAGCACCAAATCCAGACGATGAAGATACAAGAGCCGAATCCGAAGTATCGTCAAAATCACCAGTGCCAACAGGAGTCGACGATAACGAAAATTCAAACAGTTCAAGTAGCGAAGATCGTAGACCGATTTTGGCACGATTGGAAATCGGGACCAAGAGAAAAGCGGAAGTTTTGTCGAAAGAAAGTGGAAAAATTGGAGTTACGATCACCACCAGTAGTCCCACCAGCGCCAGTCCCCCACCAAATAAG GTGCAGAAGGCATCAACCAAGCAGCAGCAGCAAGCAACGTCGACAAACCGTGCCAACGGCCGCCAGAAAAACGAAGAGGAAGCCTCATCAGCAATACCGTCGGCGTCAAGTCCGGCAGTTCTCACCGCCACAACTCCCCGGACTTCCACCGATAAGAGTCGAAGTCCGGTCGACGCAACCCTCCCTCACTCCTCGACTAAAGAGCCGGCGTCTCCCAAACCGGTGGCGTCGCGAACCGACGATAAACGGCCCGCCACCGAGCCCCCGGTGTCGTCGccaccgccgccgccgcccccGAAAAAACCCGAAGTGAGTAAAGAGGAACCGGAAAAAGAGTGCAGTGCGGGCGATAAGAGCGGGGACGTTAAAGTGGCGGTAAACGgacacaataataataacatgaCTGACGAACTTCCGGTGTTGACGAGTCCGGGCTCGGAGTACTGGCTGGCGAGGAATCCCGTCGCCGATCAGGTTTTCATAACTGACGTTACGGTGAACTTGAAGACTGTCACGATTCGGGAGTGCAAGACGGAGAAGGGTTTTTTTAAAGACCGGGACGATAATAGTCATTCTAGTGATATTGTTTGA